Proteins from a genomic interval of Oceanispirochaeta crateris:
- a CDS encoding ATP-dependent Clp protease proteolytic subunit, which produces MIRRLEEEGKEQKSEGEQEALSQKMLKTRTILLSGEINKELAEKVIKQLLLLEADSDDPIKVFIDSPGGDADAGFAIYDMIRFIKPDVYTIGMGLVASAGSLILLAAPLDKRIALPNSHYLIHQPLSGIRGVATEIEIHANELEKLRVKINKLIAEETGIDEVKVSEDTDRDCWMNASEAKEYKLVSAIISKRTELEKIEKS; this is translated from the coding sequence ATGATCAGACGTCTGGAGGAAGAGGGTAAGGAACAGAAATCCGAAGGTGAACAGGAAGCCCTATCCCAGAAAATGCTTAAAACCAGAACCATACTCCTTTCTGGAGAGATTAATAAGGAACTGGCAGAAAAAGTGATCAAACAGCTCCTGCTGCTCGAAGCGGATAGTGATGATCCCATCAAAGTATTTATTGACTCTCCCGGAGGAGATGCCGATGCAGGTTTTGCCATCTATGATATGATCCGTTTTATCAAACCCGATGTGTATACTATCGGAATGGGCCTGGTGGCCAGTGCGGGTTCTCTTATTCTATTGGCGGCGCCTTTGGATAAAAGAATTGCCCTTCCTAACTCTCACTATCTGATTCATCAACCCTTGAGTGGAATAAGGGGAGTGGCTACAGAAATTGAAATTCATGCCAATGAATTGGAAAAACTCAGAGTGAAGATCAATAAACTCATTGCAGAAGAAACAGGAATCGATGAGGTGAAAGTCAGCGAAGATACTGACAGGGACTGCTGGATGAACGCTTCAGAAGCAAAGGAATACAAGTTGGTTTCTGCTATTATCAGTAAACGAACAGAGTTGGAGAAAATCGAAAAATCCTAA
- a CDS encoding endonuclease/exonuclease/phosphatase family protein yields MKVWVLCIQTVLLFISCLIPEEDMVDSLSVMTWNVQNLFDDQSSGVEYEEYDPQLSDWDENSMRIKLENLKEVLLSAEPELPDIILLQEVENREILEVLNEDYLDGYYSFIDAWDDRESAICCGILSCYTPEEVHLHFPGLYGKRQLRPVVEIHFRMGSETLILFNNHWKSRAGGQAATETARIRAAGVLSKRIVELRNQGYTNLVVAGDLNGSWEDFRAGGVQTAQIPVEEIQNVSWTDCLYISLEPADTFLSTDKTVLYSPWKGMESEGSYFFQNRWMKLDHFFLDRGLVDQQGLEYLHSSCMALPFMSDELGRPAGWESWRLKGYSDHFPLILFLGSESNE; encoded by the coding sequence ATGAAGGTCTGGGTTCTTTGTATTCAAACTGTCCTTCTCTTCATCTCTTGCCTTATTCCGGAAGAGGATATGGTTGATTCGTTATCAGTCATGACCTGGAATGTTCAAAATCTCTTTGATGATCAGTCCAGTGGTGTGGAGTACGAAGAATATGACCCCCAACTGTCTGACTGGGATGAGAATTCTATGAGGATCAAGCTTGAAAATCTAAAGGAAGTTCTTCTCTCCGCAGAACCTGAACTTCCGGATATCATCCTTTTACAGGAAGTCGAGAATCGGGAAATTCTTGAAGTCCTCAATGAAGATTATCTGGACGGATATTACAGCTTTATCGATGCCTGGGATGATCGAGAGTCCGCTATCTGCTGCGGTATTTTATCCTGTTATACTCCAGAAGAGGTCCACCTCCATTTCCCCGGGTTGTATGGTAAAAGACAGCTCCGGCCTGTTGTTGAAATCCATTTCAGAATGGGATCTGAAACGCTGATCCTCTTTAATAATCATTGGAAGTCCAGAGCCGGTGGGCAGGCCGCAACAGAAACTGCCAGAATCAGGGCGGCTGGGGTTCTCTCCAAAAGGATCGTGGAACTGAGAAATCAAGGGTACACGAACCTGGTTGTAGCAGGGGATTTGAACGGTTCCTGGGAAGATTTCAGAGCAGGTGGAGTCCAGACGGCCCAAATCCCTGTGGAGGAAATTCAGAATGTTTCCTGGACAGACTGCCTGTATATAAGCCTGGAACCTGCTGATACATTTCTGTCTACGGATAAAACGGTCCTTTATTCTCCCTGGAAGGGTATGGAGAGCGAAGGCAGTTATTTTTTTCAAAATAGATGGATGAAACTGGATCATTTTTTTCTGGATAGGGGGCTGGTGGATCAACAAGGTCTTGAGTATCTCCACAGTTCCTGTATGGCTCTCCCTTTTATGAGTGACGAACTGGGGCGTCCTGCCGGTTGGGAAAGCTGGCGATTAAAGGGTTATTCTGATCATTTCCCACTCATTCTTTTTCTAGGAAGTGAATCTAATGAGTGA